The following coding sequences are from one Macaca nemestrina isolate mMacNem1 chromosome 1, mMacNem.hap1, whole genome shotgun sequence window:
- the LOC105485479 gene encoding sphingosine 1-phosphate receptor 1: MGSTSVPLVKALRSSVSDYVNYDIIVRHYNYTGKLNTSADRENSIKLTSVVFILICCFIILENIFVLLTIWKTKKFHRPMYYFIGNLALSDLLAGVAYTANLLLSGATTYKLTPAQWFLREGSMFVALSASVFSLLAIAIERYITMLKMKLHNGSNNFRLFLLISACWVISLILGGLPIMGWNCISALPSCSTVLPLYHKHYILFCTTVFTLLLLSIVILYCRIYSLVRTRSRRLTFRKNMSKASRSSEKSLALLKTVIIVLSVFIACWAPLFILLLLDVGCKVKTCDILFRAEYFLVLAVLNSGTNPIIYTLTNKEMRRAFIRIMSCCKCPSGDSAGKFKRPIIAGMEFSRSKSDNSSHPQKDDGDNPETIMSSGNVNSSS; the protein is encoded by the coding sequence ATGGGGTCCACCAGCGTCCCGCTGGTCAAGGCCCTCCGCAGCTCGGTCTCTGACTACGTCAACTATGATATTATTGTCCGGCATTACAACTACACGGGAAAGCTGAATACCAGCGCGGACAGGGAGAACAGCATTAAACTGACCTCGGTGGTGTTCATTCTTATCTGCTGCTTTATCATCCTCGAGAACATCTTTGTCTTGCTGACTATTTGGAAAACCAAGAAATTCCACCGACCCATGTACTATTTTATTGGCAATCTGGCCCTCTCAGACCTGTTGGCAGGAGTGGCCTACACAGCTAACCTGCTCTTGTCTGGGGCCACCACCTACAAGCTCACTCCCGCCCAGTGGTTTCTGCGGGAAGGGAGTATGTTTGTGGCCCTGTCAGCCTCCGTGTTCAGTCTCCTCGCCATCGCCATTGAGCGCTATATTACGATGCTGAAAATGAAACTCCACAACGGGAGCAATAACTTCCGCCTCTTCCTGCTGATCAGCGCCTGCTGGGTCATCTCCCTCATCCTGGGTGGCCTGCCCATCATGGGCTGGAACTGCATCAGCGCGCTGCCCAGCTGCTCCACTGTGCTGCCGCTCTACCACAAGCACTATATCCTCTTCTGCACCACGGTCTTCACTCTGCTCCTGCTCTCCATCGTCATTCTGTACTGCAGGATCTACTCCTTGGTCAGGACTCGAAGCCGCCGCCTGACGTTCCGCAAGAACATGTCCAAGGCCAGCCGCAGCTCTGAGAAGTCGCTGGCGCTGCTCAAGACCGTAATTATCGTCCTGAGCGTCTTCATCGCCTGCTGGGCACCGCTCTTCATCCTGCTCCTGCTGGATGTGGGCTGCAAGGTGAAGACCTGCGACATCCTCTTCAGAGCGGAGTACTTCCTGGTGTTAGCTGTGCTCAACTCCGGCACCAACCCCATCATTTACACTCTGACCAACAAGGAGATGCGCCGGGCCTTCATCCGGATCATGTCCTGCTGCAAGTGCCCGAGCGGAGACTCTGCTGGCAAATTCAAACGACCCATCATCGCCGGCATGGAATTCAGCCGCAGCAAATCGGACAATTCCTCCCACCCCCAGAAGGACGATGGGGACAACCCAGAGACCATTATGTCTTCTGGAAACGTCAACTCTTCTTCCTAG